One segment of Pristis pectinata isolate sPriPec2 chromosome 3, sPriPec2.1.pri, whole genome shotgun sequence DNA contains the following:
- the extl2 gene encoding exostosin-like 2: protein MRFTRRLFGGGTLPSYLVMAVLIVLIVGAVLTTLLPKVVESGATMVRREQDEQRIDIRNSFTIVMQSYNRTDLLLKLLNHYQAIPNLHKIIVVWNSVGIKPPKDVWDSLGPHPIPVIFKEQTVNRMRNRLEPFPELETKAVLMVDDDILISAYDLDFAYSVWQQFPDQIVGFVPRKHVTTSSGIYSYGSFELQNAAGRSGDHYSMVLIGAAFFHTGYLEKFKVQLPAVHTLIDKTQNCDDIAMNFIVAKYTGKPSGVFVKPVDMRNLEKDSNSGFNGMWHRAEHLLQRSWCLNQLAAIYGSMPLKYSNIMISQFGFPNYANHKTKS, encoded by the exons ATGAG ATTTACAAGGCGATTGTTTGGTGGTGGGACTCTTCCCTCGTATTTAGTGATGGCTGTTCTAATTGTCCTTATCGTGGGAGCTGTCTTGACCACATTATTGCCCAAAGTTGTGGAAAGTGGAGCTACTATGGTCCGTAGAGAGCAGGATGAGCAGAGAATCGATATTCGTAATTCCTTCACCATTGTCATGCAGTCCTACAACAGGACAGACCTGCTTCTTAAACTGCTGAATCATTATCAGGCCATTCCAAATCTGCACAAAATCATTGTAGTCTGGAATAGTGTTGGAATAAAACCACCAAAAGATGTATGGGATTCACTGGGGCCACATCCCATCCCAGTTATTTTTAAGGAGCAGACGGTGAATAGAATGCGGAATCGACTGGAGCCATTTCCTGAGTTGGAAACCAAAG CTGTTTTGATGGTTGATGATGATATTTTAATTAGTGCCTACGACCTTGATTTTGCCTATTCTGTGTGGCAg caATTCCCAGATCAAATAGTGGGCTTTGTCCCTCGAAAGCACGTCACAACTTCTTCAGGAATTTATAGCTATGGCAGTTTTGAGCTCCAGAATGCAGCAGGTAGAAGTGGTGACCACTATTCCATGGTGCTAATTGGAGCGGCATTTTTCCATACTGGTTACCTTGAGAAATTTAAAGTCCAGCTCCCAGCTGTCCACACTTTAATAGATAAAACACAAAATTGTGATGACATTGCCATGAACTTCATTGTTGCAAAGTACACTGGGAAGCCATCAGGAGTGTTTGTGAAGCCAGTGGATATGAGGAATCTGGAAAAAGATTCCAACAGTGGTTTCAATGGGATGTGGCACCGTGCAGAGCACCTGCTTCAAAGGTCATGGTGTTTGAATCAGTTGGCTGCTATCTATGGCAGCATGCCTTTGAAATATTCCAATATCATGATCTCACAGTTTGGATTTCCTAACTATGCAAATcacaaaacaaaaagctga